Genomic segment of Streptococcus australis:
TTAATAAGGGCGCACGGTGGATGCCTTGGCACTAGGAGCCGAAGAAGGACGTGACAAACGACGATATGCCTTGGGTAGCTGTAAGTAAGCGATGATCCAGGGATTTCCGAATGGGGGAACCCAACAGGTACTACCTGTTACCTACATCTGTTAAGGATGTGAGGAGGAAGACGCAGTGAACTGAAACATCTAAGTAGCTGCAGGAAGAGAAAGCAAAAGCGATTGCCTTAGTAGCGGCGAGCGAAACGGCAGGAGGGCAAACCGAAGAGTTTACTCTTCGGGGTTGTAGGACTGCAATGTGGACTCAAAGATTATAGAAGAATGATTTGGGAAGATCAGCCAAAGAGAGTAATAGCCTCGTATTTAAAATAGTCTTTGTACCTAGCAGTATCCTGAGTACGGCGGGACACGTGAAATCCCGTCGGAATCTGGGAGGACCATCTCCCAACCCTAAATACTCCCTAGTGACCGATAGTGAACCAGTACCGTGAGGGAAAGGTGAAAAGCACCCCGGGAGGGGAGTGAAATAGAACCTGAAACCGTGTGCCTACAACAAGTTCGAGCCCGTTAATGGGTGAGAGCGTGCCTTTTGTAGAATGAACCGGCGAGTTACGTTATGATGCGAGGTTAAGTTGAAGAGACGGAGCCGTAGGGAAACCGAGTCTGAATAGGGCGACTTAGTATCATGACGTAGACCCGAAACCATGTGACCTACCCATGAGCAGGTTGAAGGTGCGGTAAGACGCACTGGAGGACCGAACCAGGGCACGTTGAAAAGTGCTTGGATGACTTGTGGGTAGCGGAGAAATTCCAAACGAACTTGGAGATAGCTGGTTCTCTCCGAAATAGCTTTAGGGCTAGCGTCGACATTGAGATTCTTGGAGGTAGAGCACTGTTTGGGTGAGGGGTCCATCCCGGATTACCAATCTCAGATAAACTCCGAATGCCAAAGAATTATGGTCGGCAGTCAGACTGCGAGTGCTAAGATCCGTAGTCGAAAGGGAAACAGCCCAGACCACCAGCTAAGGTCCCAAAATAATTGTTAAGTGGAAAAGGATGTGGGGTTGCACAGACAACTAGGATGTTAGCTTAGAAGCAGCTATTCATTCAAAGAGTGCGTAATAGCTCACTAGTCGAGTGACCCTGCGCCGAAAATGTACCGGGGCTAAAACAATTTACCGAAGCTGTGGATACCTTTATAGGTATGGTAGGAGAGCGTTCTATGTGTGATGAAGGTATACCGTGAGGAGTGCTGGAACGCATAGAAGTGAGAATGCCGGTATGAGTAGCGAAAGACAGGTGAGAATCCTGTCCACCGTAAGACTAAGGTTTCCAGGGGAAGGCTCGTCCGCCCTGGGTTAGTCGGGACCTAAGGAGAGACCGAAAGGTGTATCCGATGGACAACAGGTTGATATTCCTGTACTAGAGTATGTAGTGATGGAGGGACGCAGTAGGCTAACTAAAGCAGACGATTGGAAGAGTCTGTCTAAGCAGTGAGGTGTGATATGAGTCAAATGCTTATATCTGTAACATTGAGCTGTGATGGGGAGCGAAGTTTAGTAGCGAAGTTAGTGACGTCACACTGCCAAGAAAAGCTTCTAGCGTTTAAACATACTCTACCCGTACCGCAAACCGACACAGGTAGTCGAGGCGAGTAGCCTCAGGTGAGCGAGAGAACTCTCGTTAAGGAACTCGGCAAAATGACCCCGTAACTTCGGGAGAAGGGGTGCTGACTTATGTCAGCCGCAGTGAATAGGCCCAAGCAACTGTTTATCAAAAACACAGCTCTCTGCTAAATCGTAAGATGATGTATAGGGGGTGACGCCTGCCCGGTGCTGGAAGGTTAAGAGGAGTGCTTAGGAGTAATCCGAAGGTATGAATTGAAGCCCCAGTAAACGGCGGCCGTAACTATAACGGTCCTAAGGTAGCGAAATTCCTTGTCGGGTAAGTTCCGACCCGCACGAAAGGCGTAATGATTTGGGCACTGTCTCAACGAGAGACTCGGTGAAATTTTAGTACCTGTGAAGATGCAGGTTACCCGCGACAGGACGGAAAGACCCCATGGAGCTTTACTGCAGTTTGATATTGAGTGTCTGTACCACATGTACAGGATAGGTAGGAGTCTATGATTTCGGGACGCCAGTTTCGAAGGAGACGTTGTTGGGATACTACCCTTGTGTTATGGCCACTCTAACCCAGATAGGTTATCCCTATCGGAGACAGTGTCTGACGGGCAGTTTGACTGGGGCGGTCGCCTCCTAAAAGGTAACGGAGGCGCCCAAAGGTTCCCTCAGAATGGTTGGAAATCATTCGCAGAGTGTAAAGGTATAAGGGAGCTTGACTGCGAGAGCTACAACTCGAGCAGGGACGAAAGTCGGGCTTAGTGATCCGGTGGTTCCGTATGGAAGGGCCATCGCTCAACGGATAAAAGCTACCCTGGGGATAACAGGCTTATCTCCCCCAAGAGTTCACATCGACGGGGAGGTTTGGCACCTCGATGTCGGCTCGTCGCATCCTGGGGCTGTAGTCGGTCCCAAGGGTTGGGCTGTTCGCCCATTAAAGCGGCACGCGAGCTGGGTTCAGAACGTCGTGAGACAGTTCGGTCCCTATCCGTCGCGGGCGTAGGAAATTTGAGAGGATCTGCTCCTAGTACGAGAGGACCAGAGTGGACTTACCGCTGGTGTACCAGTTGTCTTGCCAAAGGCATCGCTGGGTAGCTATGTAGGGACGGGATAAACGCTGAAAGCATCTAAGTGTGAAACCCACCTCAAGATGAGATTTCCCATGATTTTATATCAGTAAGAGCCCTGAGAGATGATCAGGTAGATAGGTTAGAAGTGGAAGTGTGGCGACACATGTAGCGGACTAATACTAATAGCTCGAGGACTTATCCAAAGTAACTGAGGATACGAAGCGCGAGGTTTACTTGTAATTTGATAGATATTCAATTTTGAGTAGGTATTACTCAGAGTTAAGTGACGATAGCCTAGGAGATACACCTGTACCCATGCCGAACACAGCAGTTAAGCCCTAGAACGCCGGAAGTAGTTGGGGGTTGCCCCCTGTGAGATATGGAAGTCGCTTAGCAGAATAGGAAGTTTAGAGACTTCCTTTTTGGGAGTTTAGCTCAGCTGGGAGAGCATCTGCCTTACAAGCAGAGGGTCAGCGGTTCGATCCCGTTAACTCCCATTTTAGCGGGTGTAGTTTAGTGGTAAAACTACAGCCTTCCAAGCTGTTGTCGCGAGTTCGATTCTCGTCACCCGCTTTGAACTTTGTTCAATACCAAGTTTTTTAACTTGGGCGCGTAGCTCAGGTGGTTAGAGCGCACGCCTGATAAGCGTGAGGTCGGTGGTTCGAGTCCACTCGTGCCCATTTAGGAATATGGTCCGTTGGTCAAGGGGTTAAGACACCGCCTTTTCACGGCGGTAACACGGGTTCGAATCCCGTACGGACTATTTTTGGAGGATTACCCAAGTCTGGCTGAAGGGAACGGTCTTGAAAACCGTCAGGCGTGTAAAAGCGTGCGTGGGTTCGAATCCCACATCCTCCTTTTTATTATTAACGCGGGATGGAGCAGCTCGGTAGCTCGTCGGGCTCATAACCCGAAGGTCGTAGGTTCAAATCCTGCTCCCGCAATTTGGCTCGGTAGCTCAGTTGGTAGAGCAATGGATTGAAGCTCCATGTGTCGGCGGTTCGATTCCGTCTCGCGCCATATTTTGTAGATAATCTGGAAGGGTAGCGAAGAGGCTAAACGCGGCGGACTGTAAATCCGCTCCTTCGGGTTCGGGGGTTCGAATCCCTCCCCTTCCATAGATACGGGCATAGTTTAAAGGTAGAACTAAGGTCTCCAAAACCTTCAGTGTGGGTTCAATTCCTACTGCCCGTGTTAATAAGATGATGGCGGGTGTGGTGAAGTGGTTAACACACCAGATTGTGGCTCTGGCATGCGTGGGTTCGATCCCCATCACTCGCCTATTTTATATTATTGGGGTATAGCCAAGCGGTAAGGCAAGGGACTTTGACTCCCTCATGCGTTGGTTCGAATCCAGCTACCCCAGTTACTATTTGCCGGCGTGGCGGAATTGGCAGACGCGCTGGACTCAAAATCCAGTGTCCGCAAGGACGTGCCGGTTCGACCCCGGCCGCCGGTATAGTAATAAAGACAAGGTTTTCGAGCCTTGTTTTTTTATTTCCTTCTGAATTCTATCTATTTTAAGTTGTGATAATGGTTCAATAATTATTTTTGTGTGATATTCTCATTTTTTGGCTTGTTTTTTGGTATAATATTACTTATTCACAATTTATTTTGATTATGAAAGTGTTGGTGTTTGATGTCTCGTTCTGTTGACTTGCTTAAGAAGCGCTACTTAGAAAATATAAAAGAGAAGCCTGATTTATTTGTGGGAATTGAGTTAGAATATCCTATTGTAAATTTAGAGGGTAAAGCTACAGATAGTGAAGTTGTAAAGGATCTCTTTCGGTATTTACCATCCGTTCTGGATTTTAGTATCGAAAAAGTAGATGACTTTGGGAATCCAATTCAGTTGCTAGATCCTGTAAGTCAGGATACTATCTTGTTTGAAGTCTCCTATACAACTATCGAGTTTGCCTTTGGTAGGGCTAAATCCATCCAAGAGGTTGAAGAGCGTTTTAGAGACTACATGGATTTGATTCAGAAAAAACTTGGGGAAGTAAATCATGCCATAGTTGGCTCTGGAATCCATCCATACTGGGAGAAGAATGAGAATCAACCGGTTGCTTATGCACGCTATCAAATGTTAATGAACTATTTGAAGTTGAGTAGAACTGTTCTAGGGTCAGATTTACATGATTACCCGCAATACGGTGCTTTTATCTGTGGAAGCCAAGTTCAATTAGATGTTTCAAAGTCTAACTATTTGCGTGTTATCAACGCATTTACTCAGATCGAAGCTGCAAAAGCTTATTTGTTTGCCAATTCTGAGTTTTCAGGAGAAGATTGGGATACTAAGATTTCAAGGGATATTTTTTGGGAAGAGTCCATGCACGGGATTTATCCTGAAAATGTAGGTGTCAATGCCAGACTCTTCAAAGACGATAATGATTTTTTTGATTATCTAGATCATTCTGCAATCTTTACTGCGGAACGTGATGGCGAAACCTATTATTTTTATCCAATTCGAGCAAAAGATTACTTAGGAACTCCAGAAATTCACGCCTTCGCCCTTGATGGAAAAGAGATTCTTCTTTATCCTCAGGAAAAGGACTTTCAGACACACCGTAGTTACCAGTACCAAGATTTGACAACTCGAGGTACTATTGAGTTTCGTAGTGTCTGTACGCAACCCTTGAATCGTACCTTTTCTGCGACGGCTTTTCATTTGGGTTTGTTGCTCAATTTAGACAAGTTAGAAGCTTACTTGCAATCTGCACCATTTTTTACCACATTTGGTCGTGATTATAAGTCATTGAGGCGACAATTTTCTAAGAAAAGGCTCACAGATGAGGAAGAAACTGCAATTGTCGAGTTTTCAAAAGTCTTACTCCTTCTAGCTGAGGAAGGTTTGGATAAGAGAGGTAAGCAAGAAATGACCTATTTACAGTCTTTGAAAGAAGAATTGGGCCTATAATTTCTCTTATAAAGGGAGAATTTTCTGAAAAATCATGATATAATGGAATGGACTATAGATAAAGGATAGAGATTATGACATTAGTTTATCAATCAACGCGTGATGCGAATAATAGAGTAACTGCTAGCCAAGCTATTTTGCAAGGTTTGGCGACGGACGGCGGTCTCTTTACCCCAGTTACTTATCCAAAGGTCGATTTGGATTTTAGCACATTAAAAGATGCTTCTTATCAGGAAGTGGCTAAGCTGGTTTTGTCAGCCTTCTTGGATGACTTTACTTCCGAAGAGTTGGACCACTGTATCACCAATGCCTACGACAGTAAATTTGATACTCCAGCTATTACCCCTTTGGTCAAGCTTGATGGTCAATACAACTTGGAACTTTTCCACGGGTCAACTATTGCCTTTAAGGATATGGCCTTGTCTATCTTGCCATACTTTATGACGACGGCCGCTAAAAAGCATGGTTTGGAGAACAAGATTGTCATTTTGACAGCGACATCTGGTGATACTGGGAAAGCGGCTATGGCAGGCTTTGCAGATGTTCCTGGCACTGAGATTATCGTCTTTTATCCAAAGGATGGTGTCAGCAAGGTACAAGAGTTGCAAATGACTACTCAGACTGGTGATAACACTCATGTTATCGCTATAGACGGTAACTTTGACGATGCGCAAACAAATGTGAAGCACATGTTTAACGATGTGGAACTTCGTGAAAAGTTGCTTGCTAATAAGCTACAGTTTTCGTCAGCTAACTCTATGAACATTGGTCGTTTGGTACCACAGGTTGTTTATTATGTCTATGCTTATGCGCAGTTGGTCAAGACTGGTGAGATTGTGGCTGGTGAAAAAGTCAACTTCACAGTACCAACTGGAAACTTCGGTAATATCTTGGCTGCCTTTTATGCGAAACAAATCGGCCTACCAGTCGGCAAATTGATCTGTGCTTCAAATGACAATAATGTCTTGACAGACTTCTTTAAAACACGTGTCTATGACAAGAAACGTGAGTTTAAGGTAACTACTAGCCCATCTATGGATATCCTTGTATCCTCAAACTTGGAGCGCTTGATTTTCCATCTTTTGGGAAATAATGCTGAAAAGACAGCTGAACTTATGAATGCCTTGAACACGCGAGGACAATATGAGTTGACTGATTTTGATGCAGAGATCCTGGACCTCTTTGCAGCTGAGTATGCGACGGAGGAAGAAACGGCAGCAGAAATCAAGCGTGTTTATGAGTCAGATTCTTATATCGAGGACCCTCATACGGCGGTTGCCTCAGCAGTTTATAAAAAATACCAAGCGGCTACTGGCGATGTAACAAAGACCGTGATTGCTTCAACAGCTAGTCCATACAAGTTCCCAGTGGTTGCAGTAGAAGCTGTAACAGGAAAAGCAGGCTTGACTGACTTTGAAGCCTTGGCTCAATTACATGACATTTCAGGAGTGGCAGTGCCACCAGCAGTGGATGGCCTTGAAACGGCTCCAGTTCGTCACAAGACAACAGTGGCAGCGGCTGACATGCAAGTAGCGGTTGAGGCTTATCTAGGACTTTAAGACAGAGGAAGTGAACTCGGTTGGGAAACCAACTGAGTTTCTTTTCATCAGGAGGACAGATTGTTTAAGAGAAATAAAGACATTCTCAACATAGCCTTGCCAGCTATGGGCGAAAACTTTTTGCAGATGCTCATGGGGATGGTGGACAGTTATTTGGTCGCCCACTTGGGCTTGATCGCTATTTCGGGTGTTTCAGTGGCTAGCAATATTATCACGATTTATCAAGCTATTTTTATTGCGCTGGGAGCTGCTATTTCCAGTGTTATTTCAAAAAGTTTGGGGCAGAAAGATCAGTCCAAGTTGTCTTATAACGTGACAGAGGCTCTCAAGATAACCCTATTTCTGAGTGCACTTTTAGGCGCCTTAGCCATCTTTGCTGGGCAAGAGATGATAGGGCTCTTGGGAACTGAGCAGGATGTGGCCGAGAGTGGTGGACTCTACCTTTCTTTAGTGGGTGGTTCGATTGTTCTTTTGGGGTTGATGACCAGTTTAGGGGCTTTGATTCGTGCAACGCATAATCCACGTCTACCCCTCTATGTTAGTTTTTTATCCAATGCCTTGAATATTCTCTTTTCAAGTCTAGCTATTTTTGTTCTTGATATGGGGATAGCTGGTGTTGCATGGGGGACTATTCTGTCTCGCTTGGTTGGTCTTGTGATTTTATGGTCGCAATTAAAACTGCCTTGTGAGAAGCCGTCTTTTGGTCTAGATAAGGATTTGTTGACTTTGGCTATACCAGCAGCTGGAGAGCGCCTTATGATGAGAGCTGGAGATGTCGTTATCATTGCCTTAGTTGTTTCTTTTGGGACGGAGGCAGTAGCTGGAAATGCAGTCGGAGAAGTCTTGACCCAGTTTAACTACATGCCTGCCTTTGGCGTCGCTACGGCAACGGTCATGCAGGTGGCTCGAGCAGTTGGAGAGAATGACTGGAAAAGAGTAGACGAGGTAAGCAAACAAACCTTTTGGCTTTCTTTCGTCCTTATGTTGGCCTTGACACTCAGCATCTATGCCTTGGGAATACCACTGACTCATCTCTATACGACCGATCCTGTAGCGGTTGAGGCCAGTGTCCTCGTGACGCTCTTTTCCCTACTAGGAACTCCTATGACAACAGGGACAGTTATTTATACGGCGGTTTGGCAGGGCTTGGGAAATGCTCGCCTCCCCTTTTATGCTACAAGTATCGGGATGTGGTGTATCCGCATTGGGACAGCCTATCTGATGGGGATTGTTCTTGGTTGGGGCTTACCTGGTATTTGGGCTGGAACGTTGTTGGACAATGGTTTTCGATGGTTATTTCTACGCTACCGTTACCAAAGTTATATGAGCTTGAAAGGATAGGAAATGCAAAAAACAGTCTTTATTTGGGATTTAGATGGAACCTTATTGGACTCTTACGAAGCGATTTTGTCAGGGATTGAGGAAACCTTTGGTCAGTTTTCTATTACTTATGACAAGGAGAAAGTGAGAGAGTTTATCCTCCAGTATTCGGTGCAGGATTTGCTGGAGCAGGTGGCAGCAGAGCGAAAACTGGATGCGGAAGTGCTCAATCAGGTGCGTGCCCAGAGTCTGGCTGAGAAGAATGCCCAGGTAGTTTTGATGCCAGGTGCGCGTGAAGTGTTGGCTTGGACAGATGAAGCAGGGATTCTGCAGTTTGTTTATACCCATAAAGGAGACAATGCCTTTACCATTCTAAGAGACTTGGGTTTGGAATGTTATTTCACAGAAATTTTAACTAATCAGAGTGGTTTTGCGCGCAAGCCCAGTCCAGAAGCGGCTATATATCTTCTAGACAAGTATCAGCTGAATCCTGAGAACACCTATTATATAGGGGACCGGACTTTGGATGTGGAATTTGCCCAGAATAGCGGAATTCAAAGCATTAACTTTTTAGAGTCGTCTTATGAAGGGAATCAGAGGATTCAAGCATTGGCAGATATTCCCTACATTTTTGAAGCTGGGGAATAAAAAATTGTGTCAGCTGCGTAACAGAAACCTAACAAACTATTTCAACTGATCTAGTTTGTTACAAGGAATAGACAGTTCTATTAAATAGGCCCGAGAGGGCTTTTTTTCTGCTTTTTTTGTGATATGATAGACAGGTATTTATTTGAAAGGAATAGGAAAGAATGAAGAAAAGAATTATTTTAGCCTCAACAGTAGCCTTGTCTTTTGCGCCAGCATTGGCAACTCAAGCGGAAGAAATTGCATGGACAGCACGTACCGTTGAGCAAATCAAAAACGATTTGACTAAAACGGACAACAAAACAAGCTATACAGTACAGTATGGTGATACTTTGAGCACCATTGCAGAAGCTTTGGGAGTAGACGTGACGGTTCTTGCTAATTTGAACAAAATCACCAATATGGACTTGATTTTCCCAGATACTGTCCTCACTACAACTGTCAATGAGGCAGAAGAAGTAACGGAAGTTGAAATCCAAACTCCTCAAGCAGATGCTAGTGAAGAAGTGACGACTGCGACAGCTGATTTGACGACCAATCAAGTGACAGTCGATGAACAAACAGTTCAAGTAGAAGACCTTTCTCAACCAATTGAGGGAGCTCCAACTGCAACAGAGACTGCAAAAACAGCAGAAGTAGCACCAAGTTCAGAAGTTTCTGAGACAGCGACAGTTGTTGAAGAGACACTATCTACAGAAACACCTGTAGCTGAAGAAACAGCTGAAACGACTCCAGCAACAGAAACGCCTGCTGATACAAGAGGAACAAGTGCAACAGAAGAAATAGCAGCATCAACAGCAACTTCTGACACTGCAACTTCGACTTATCAAGCAGAGCAAAGCCAAACTCCTTCAAGAACTTATTCAGCTCCAGCGGCTCCTGACTATGCAGGACTTGCTGTAGCTAAGTCTGAGAATGCTGGTCTTCAACCACAAACGGCAGCCTTTAAAGAAGAAATCGCCAACTTGTTTGGGATTACATCTTTTAGTGGCTACCGTCCTGGTGACAGTGGGGACCATGGTAAAGGTTTGGCCATCGACTTTATGGTTCCAGTGAGTTCAGCACTCGGAGATCAAATTGCAGAATATGCAGTCCAAAATATGGCTAGCCGTGGTATCAACTATATCATCTGGAAACAACGTTTCTACGCTCCATATGATAGTAAATATGGACCAGCCTACACGTGGAATCTAATGCCAGACCGTGGTAGCGTAACTGAAAACCACTATGACCACGTTCACGTATCTATGAATTAAGAATAATAAGAAGCTATACATTTAAAAGTGTAGCTTCTTTTTGTGTAAAATAGTATTAATAAGTGAAATAAAATCTAAAACATGTTAAAATGTAAGCGAATACAAAACTATACTAACGCTTTTAAGCATAGAGAGAAAGGATGAAGTGAATGACAAATCGATTAAAAACTCCATTTGAGAAAACAAGAGATGATTTTGAAGAGGAATTTTGTGGTGAAATTGTCGAATTCTTGATTTTTACCCTCCAAAACGTAACTGGGGCCGCTTCTTTAAAAGATGGTTGTAAAATGCCGTCCGTTCATTTTAATGCTAGTGTCAATGTTGCAACCCAGGAATTCTCTGAACGTGAGGGACGTTTGGAATGGGTATTGACTCCTGAGGAATTTGAAGAAAAGAGATGGGGCTTTAGTTTTGAACCCTACAAAATTCATCATATCAAATGTCAAAAACGCCCCTTCATGGAGTTAGAGCCATATATGTCAGAAGTAGCTAATAACTGCTACCACTTGCTGGAATACCTAGATGACCAATCCTCAGACTCTAGGTTAGAGACCTTGATTGAAACCTATCAAAAACCGGTCATCATTCAAGACGATATTGGCGAATTCACCTTAAACAGAGCCTATTCTTGGTTTGAAGGATTTATCACTTACGAGGGTGGTAAGATTCATGCTATCTTTGCTGCGAGTGCAGATGAAAGTCTCCCTCCAAGTTCTTTTGATGATCTAAAGAAATTTATGGGAACTTTCCAAGTTCAAGATACTCGGATTAAAGACTATATTGTCAAAGAACTGTGGGAAACAGCTCAAGACTGGATAGATTCAGATGAAAATGATGTGGAGTTAACAGAAGAGTATTTTACCAACTCTCTTTCCTTGAGTGAACTATCGATCAACGAAGACGGGGAATTGACCCTCTACTATGATGATAGCGAGGAAATTTTTGCAGGCCATGCCATCGAAGTTGTCATTGATAAAGAGGGAGAAATCCTTCGAGCAGATTTGGTAGGTTAGTGCTGGATTTTATCTAGAACATAGAAATAATAGCC
This window contains:
- a CDS encoding gamma-glutamylcysteine synthetase — encoded protein: MSRSVDLLKKRYLENIKEKPDLFVGIELEYPIVNLEGKATDSEVVKDLFRYLPSVLDFSIEKVDDFGNPIQLLDPVSQDTILFEVSYTTIEFAFGRAKSIQEVEERFRDYMDLIQKKLGEVNHAIVGSGIHPYWEKNENQPVAYARYQMLMNYLKLSRTVLGSDLHDYPQYGAFICGSQVQLDVSKSNYLRVINAFTQIEAAKAYLFANSEFSGEDWDTKISRDIFWEESMHGIYPENVGVNARLFKDDNDFFDYLDHSAIFTAERDGETYYFYPIRAKDYLGTPEIHAFALDGKEILLYPQEKDFQTHRSYQYQDLTTRGTIEFRSVCTQPLNRTFSATAFHLGLLLNLDKLEAYLQSAPFFTTFGRDYKSLRRQFSKKRLTDEEETAIVEFSKVLLLLAEEGLDKRGKQEMTYLQSLKEELGL
- the thrC gene encoding threonine synthase, which codes for MTLVYQSTRDANNRVTASQAILQGLATDGGLFTPVTYPKVDLDFSTLKDASYQEVAKLVLSAFLDDFTSEELDHCITNAYDSKFDTPAITPLVKLDGQYNLELFHGSTIAFKDMALSILPYFMTTAAKKHGLENKIVILTATSGDTGKAAMAGFADVPGTEIIVFYPKDGVSKVQELQMTTQTGDNTHVIAIDGNFDDAQTNVKHMFNDVELREKLLANKLQFSSANSMNIGRLVPQVVYYVYAYAQLVKTGEIVAGEKVNFTVPTGNFGNILAAFYAKQIGLPVGKLICASNDNNVLTDFFKTRVYDKKREFKVTTSPSMDILVSSNLERLIFHLLGNNAEKTAELMNALNTRGQYELTDFDAEILDLFAAEYATEEETAAEIKRVYESDSYIEDPHTAVASAVYKKYQAATGDVTKTVIASTASPYKFPVVAVEAVTGKAGLTDFEALAQLHDISGVAVPPAVDGLETAPVRHKTTVAAADMQVAVEAYLGL
- a CDS encoding MATE family efflux transporter; translated protein: MFKRNKDILNIALPAMGENFLQMLMGMVDSYLVAHLGLIAISGVSVASNIITIYQAIFIALGAAISSVISKSLGQKDQSKLSYNVTEALKITLFLSALLGALAIFAGQEMIGLLGTEQDVAESGGLYLSLVGGSIVLLGLMTSLGALIRATHNPRLPLYVSFLSNALNILFSSLAIFVLDMGIAGVAWGTILSRLVGLVILWSQLKLPCEKPSFGLDKDLLTLAIPAAGERLMMRAGDVVIIALVVSFGTEAVAGNAVGEVLTQFNYMPAFGVATATVMQVARAVGENDWKRVDEVSKQTFWLSFVLMLALTLSIYALGIPLTHLYTTDPVAVEASVLVTLFSLLGTPMTTGTVIYTAVWQGLGNARLPFYATSIGMWCIRIGTAYLMGIVLGWGLPGIWAGTLLDNGFRWLFLRYRYQSYMSLKG
- a CDS encoding HAD family hydrolase, producing MQKTVFIWDLDGTLLDSYEAILSGIEETFGQFSITYDKEKVREFILQYSVQDLLEQVAAERKLDAEVLNQVRAQSLAEKNAQVVLMPGAREVLAWTDEAGILQFVYTHKGDNAFTILRDLGLECYFTEILTNQSGFARKPSPEAAIYLLDKYQLNPENTYYIGDRTLDVEFAQNSGIQSINFLESSYEGNQRIQALADIPYIFEAGE
- a CDS encoding LysM peptidoglycan-binding domain-containing protein produces the protein MKKRIILASTVALSFAPALATQAEEIAWTARTVEQIKNDLTKTDNKTSYTVQYGDTLSTIAEALGVDVTVLANLNKITNMDLIFPDTVLTTTVNEAEEVTEVEIQTPQADASEEVTTATADLTTNQVTVDEQTVQVEDLSQPIEGAPTATETAKTAEVAPSSEVSETATVVEETLSTETPVAEETAETTPATETPADTRGTSATEEIAASTATSDTATSTYQAEQSQTPSRTYSAPAAPDYAGLAVAKSENAGLQPQTAAFKEEIANLFGITSFSGYRPGDSGDHGKGLAIDFMVPVSSALGDQIAEYAVQNMASRGINYIIWKQRFYAPYDSKYGPAYTWNLMPDRGSVTENHYDHVHVSMN
- a CDS encoding DUF2262 domain-containing protein; protein product: MTNRLKTPFEKTRDDFEEEFCGEIVEFLIFTLQNVTGAASLKDGCKMPSVHFNASVNVATQEFSEREGRLEWVLTPEEFEEKRWGFSFEPYKIHHIKCQKRPFMELEPYMSEVANNCYHLLEYLDDQSSDSRLETLIETYQKPVIIQDDIGEFTLNRAYSWFEGFITYEGGKIHAIFAASADESLPPSSFDDLKKFMGTFQVQDTRIKDYIVKELWETAQDWIDSDENDVELTEEYFTNSLSLSELSINEDGELTLYYDDSEEIFAGHAIEVVIDKEGEILRADLVG